A stretch of Bordetella petrii DNA encodes these proteins:
- a CDS encoding formylglycine-generating enzyme family protein: MRSITKKRLAAAACIAMGAAGGLAAWALTAPAPRTAIAAQPILGNGVDTPMDMAWVPGGTFLMGSDSKLASANERPAHQVRVRGFWMDVTDVTNDQFAEFVRQTGYVTTAQRKPDWDTVRVQLPPGTPKPPDSVLVPGGMVFTGTAAPVRLDEYWRWWRFAPGADWRHPQGPGSSIEGKGDHPVVQVSYEDAQAYAKWAGKRLPTEAEWEFAARGGLEQADYAWGNELAPGGKKRANYWDASQGVFPVLPPGAKVGAPGTQPVKTYPENAYGLYDMTGNAWQWVADWYRADYFARQAGKAAHGAAINNPAGPADSYDPSDPGVPANAPRRVIRGGSFLCNEDFCTSYRPSARRGADPYSPMSHLGFRLVKDAPPAVASAGG, translated from the coding sequence ATGCGCTCCATCACTAAGAAACGCCTGGCCGCGGCCGCCTGCATCGCCATGGGGGCGGCCGGCGGGCTTGCCGCCTGGGCCCTGACCGCCCCCGCTCCACGCACGGCCATTGCGGCCCAGCCCATTCTGGGCAACGGCGTCGACACGCCCATGGACATGGCCTGGGTGCCCGGCGGCACTTTTCTGATGGGCAGCGACAGCAAGCTGGCCAGCGCCAACGAACGTCCGGCCCACCAGGTGCGGGTGCGCGGTTTCTGGATGGACGTTACCGACGTCACCAACGACCAGTTCGCCGAATTCGTGCGCCAGACCGGCTATGTGACCACGGCGCAGCGCAAGCCCGATTGGGATACCGTGCGCGTGCAGCTGCCGCCGGGCACCCCGAAGCCGCCCGACAGCGTGCTGGTGCCGGGCGGCATGGTGTTCACGGGCACCGCCGCGCCGGTGCGCCTGGACGAGTACTGGCGCTGGTGGCGCTTTGCGCCCGGCGCGGACTGGCGCCACCCGCAGGGGCCGGGCAGCAGCATCGAAGGCAAGGGCGATCACCCCGTGGTGCAGGTCAGCTACGAAGACGCCCAGGCCTACGCCAAATGGGCCGGCAAGCGCCTGCCCACCGAGGCCGAGTGGGAATTCGCCGCGCGCGGCGGCCTGGAACAGGCCGACTACGCGTGGGGCAACGAACTGGCGCCCGGCGGCAAGAAGCGCGCCAATTACTGGGACGCCAGCCAGGGCGTGTTTCCCGTGCTGCCGCCGGGCGCCAAGGTCGGCGCGCCGGGCACCCAGCCCGTCAAGACCTACCCCGAAAACGCCTACGGCCTGTACGACATGACTGGCAACGCCTGGCAATGGGTGGCCGACTGGTACCGCGCCGACTATTTCGCGCGGCAGGCCGGCAAGGCGGCCCACGGTGCGGCCATCAACAACCCGGCCGGTCCGGCCGACAGCTACGACCCCTCTGACCCGGGCGTGCCGGCCAATGCGCCGCGCCGGGTCATCCGCGGCGGCTCGTTCCTGTGCAACGAGGATTTCTGCACCTCGTACCGGCCCAGCGCGCGGCGCGGCGCCGACCCCTACAGCCCGATGTCGCACCTGGGCTTTCGCTTGGTCAAGGATGCCCCGCCGGCCGTCGCCAGCGCCGGGGGCTGA
- a CDS encoding sulfatase-like hydrolase/transferase — protein MPARHPRPLLAATLAAMAALLAACSDGGSSSDSGSPATPTASARPNILFIVLDDLGVDQMTSYGYGGAAPPRTPTLTAIAQAGVQFRNAWAMPDCTPTRATFFTGRYPSQNNVLNALVATDLANSAPSPYEMTLPKLLKTRGYTSALIGKMHLTGSDLNGGFNLPYGYDSMWKLGWDYFDGFLDGAPYNVDTRAGLTTKGADVDSGPYKCGFIPTTGIDAANGADAGACYFANGSCTPLAIGGDITTPGRSCMERGGILDPGQSCQASVPGYIDFTAQNGYYTGRWVKSTANGDGQVIPASDPSSRGYRSILETDRALEWAGQQPAGQPWMLTVGYSAIHTPLQVPPVSLISDGTPGRNDNLVCSPLADAESTPVLTAFTDLVDAHLITNLMVEAVDRKIGDLLVGLGLARYNADGTLDYHPEKTNTLVVVVGDNGTYVNSVKFTSPGQFDPMRAKASPYQTGVWVPLLVAGPMVASPGREVPHMVGSVDLYRLFADVAGADVDQAAASRPLDAQPMLAYLTKAGQAGIRSTNFTEMGTNLRAVGSADDQYACVIPAANNVCTTLFPQKGVCLAQGGIWYGDNLSSETSGVPATGYHNCCQVQAYRQALGEDTTFLPVATKAVTDGTYKLVRQTRNQCDPAMGTAPDPAAYSYSATGYDVTDELYQIDTATPDPRLDKDGTQLTAVTAPPLDTTSLSTVQQQAYTDLKTEMAQHDAVASYNQDYDTVNCPGDGNHDLVVDQEDLDNWQELSQLNGGQSSWYDFNHDGKTDAADQAIIQGHMGNTCAAS, from the coding sequence ATGCCCGCAAGACACCCCCGGCCCCTGCTTGCGGCGACCTTGGCGGCGATGGCCGCGCTGCTGGCGGCGTGCTCCGACGGCGGCTCGTCATCGGACAGCGGCAGCCCTGCCACGCCCACCGCCTCGGCCCGGCCCAACATTCTTTTCATCGTGCTCGACGATCTGGGCGTAGACCAGATGACGTCCTACGGCTACGGCGGCGCCGCGCCGCCCAGGACGCCCACCCTGACCGCCATCGCCCAGGCCGGCGTGCAGTTCCGCAATGCCTGGGCCATGCCCGACTGCACGCCCACGCGGGCCACCTTCTTTACCGGGCGCTATCCGTCGCAGAACAATGTGCTGAACGCGCTGGTGGCCACTGACCTGGCCAATTCCGCGCCTTCGCCGTACGAGATGACGCTGCCCAAGCTGCTGAAAACCCGGGGCTACACCAGCGCCCTGATCGGCAAGATGCACCTTACCGGCTCGGACCTGAACGGCGGGTTCAACCTGCCCTACGGCTACGACAGCATGTGGAAGCTGGGCTGGGATTACTTCGACGGCTTCCTGGACGGCGCGCCCTACAACGTCGATACCCGCGCCGGCCTGACGACCAAGGGCGCCGACGTCGACAGCGGCCCCTACAAGTGCGGCTTCATTCCCACCACCGGCATCGACGCGGCCAACGGCGCCGATGCCGGCGCCTGCTATTTCGCCAACGGCAGCTGCACGCCGCTGGCCATCGGCGGCGATATCACCACACCAGGGCGCAGCTGCATGGAACGCGGCGGCATCCTGGACCCGGGCCAGTCCTGCCAGGCCAGCGTGCCCGGCTACATCGACTTCACCGCGCAGAATGGCTACTACACCGGCCGGTGGGTTAAAAGCACGGCCAACGGCGACGGCCAGGTCATTCCTGCTTCCGACCCGTCTTCGCGCGGCTACCGCAGCATCCTGGAAACCGACCGCGCCCTGGAATGGGCCGGGCAGCAGCCCGCCGGCCAGCCGTGGATGCTGACAGTGGGCTACTCGGCCATCCACACGCCCCTGCAGGTGCCGCCCGTATCGCTGATCTCCGACGGCACGCCGGGCCGCAACGACAACCTGGTGTGCTCGCCGCTGGCCGACGCGGAAAGTACCCCAGTGTTGACGGCCTTTACCGATCTGGTCGACGCCCATCTGATTACCAACCTGATGGTCGAGGCCGTGGACAGGAAGATCGGCGACCTGCTGGTGGGCCTGGGCCTGGCCCGGTACAACGCCGACGGCACGCTGGACTACCATCCTGAAAAAACCAACACCCTGGTCGTGGTGGTGGGCGACAACGGCACCTATGTGAACAGCGTGAAGTTCACCTCGCCGGGCCAGTTCGACCCCATGCGCGCCAAGGCCTCGCCCTACCAGACCGGCGTATGGGTGCCGCTGCTGGTGGCCGGCCCGATGGTCGCCTCGCCGGGGCGCGAGGTGCCGCACATGGTGGGTTCGGTCGACCTGTACCGCCTGTTTGCCGATGTTGCCGGCGCCGATGTGGACCAGGCCGCGGCCAGCCGCCCGCTCGACGCGCAGCCCATGCTGGCCTACCTGACCAAGGCGGGGCAGGCCGGCATCCGCAGCACCAACTTCACGGAAATGGGCACCAACCTGCGGGCGGTCGGCTCGGCCGACGACCAGTACGCCTGCGTCATTCCCGCCGCCAACAATGTCTGCACCACCCTGTTCCCGCAAAAAGGCGTGTGCCTGGCCCAGGGCGGCATCTGGTATGGCGACAATCTGTCCAGTGAAACCAGCGGCGTGCCCGCCACGGGCTATCACAATTGCTGCCAGGTGCAGGCGTACCGGCAGGCGCTGGGCGAAGACACCACTTTCCTGCCCGTCGCCACCAAGGCGGTTACCGACGGCACCTACAAGCTGGTGCGCCAGACCCGCAACCAGTGCGATCCGGCCATGGGCACGGCGCCCGATCCCGCCGCCTACAGCTATAGCGCCACCGGCTATGACGTGACCGACGAGCTTTACCAGATCGACACCGCCACCCCCGACCCCAGGCTGGACAAGGACGGTACCCAGCTCACGGCGGTTACGGCCCCGCCGCTGGACACCACCTCGCTGAGCACCGTGCAGCAGCAGGCCTATACCGATCTCAAGACCGAGATGGCGCAGCACGATGCGGTGGCCAGCTACAACCAGGACTACGACACCGTGAACTGCCCGGGCGACGGCAACCACGACCTGGTGGTAGACCAGGAAGACCTGGACAACTGGCAAGAGCTCAGCCAGCTGAACGGCGGCCAGTCGAGCTGGTACGACTTCAACCACGACGGCAAGACCGACGCGGCCGACCAGGCGATCATCCAGGGCCACATGGGCAACACCTGCGCCGCCAGCTAA
- a CDS encoding response regulator, with protein sequence MESASRRPATDTGPDSGAALCRTLLVEDDEPLRLRFASILSGWRGGRLVAACGTLDQAMAVLQSQPIDLLITDLRLPDGHGIQGIRRLRAINPQAEAMVVSALADNEIVIAAIEAGATGYLLKDVGSADLIEAIEELRAGRSPISSSIARVIVRRLGQRGQAAEASAPCRETTALTPRETEILWSIAKGLTYAEVAEQLGLSRQTVPVHIKSIYRKLQVGNRSEAVFEASRLGLIWL encoded by the coding sequence ATGGAATCCGCGAGCAGGCGCCCTGCCACCGACACGGGCCCGGACAGCGGCGCGGCGCTTTGCCGCACGCTGCTGGTCGAAGACGACGAGCCCCTGCGCCTGCGCTTCGCGTCGATTCTGTCGGGCTGGCGCGGCGGCCGCCTGGTGGCGGCCTGCGGCACGCTGGACCAGGCCATGGCCGTTCTGCAAAGCCAGCCCATCGACCTGCTCATCACCGATCTGCGCCTGCCCGACGGCCACGGCATCCAGGGCATCCGCCGCCTGCGCGCGATCAATCCGCAGGCCGAAGCCATGGTGGTGTCGGCGCTGGCCGACAACGAGATCGTGATCGCCGCCATCGAGGCCGGGGCCACGGGCTACCTGCTGAAAGACGTGGGCTCGGCCGACCTGATCGAAGCCATCGAAGAATTGCGCGCCGGGCGCTCGCCGATTTCCTCGTCGATCGCGCGCGTCATCGTGCGGCGGCTGGGCCAGCGGGGCCAGGCCGCCGAGGCGTCGGCCCCCTGCCGCGAAACCACCGCGCTGACCCCGCGCGAAACCGAGATCCTGTGGAGCATCGCCAAGGGGCTGACCTACGCCGAAGTGGCCGAGCAGCTCGGCCTGTCGCGCCAGACCGTGCCCGTGCACATCAAGAGCATCTACCGCAAATTGCAGGTCGGCAACCGTTCCGAGGCCGTGTTCGAGGCCTCGCGCCTGGGCCTGATATGGCTGTAG
- a CDS encoding sensor histidine kinase yields the protein MAVVRRWFWAALAVLATVAASTPLWLTLPVPPHTLVIDQAQFTSADNPTGLVDLPHVQGRRRAQGYYRMAFELAQASPQQLYLFIPMLSYRAVIAVDGDVALDTGANSLIPGITLGVSALVPLSGRQLAQGRHVVDILLEAPGVTRGYLSPLYVGTAQQIAPYQRLRILVLEHTRMMVLACQLLLAIATLMAWIYRPQESLYGWLFLLHVVSTASYAGMLADIFPGVFGWLPYAFTVSMSSVFILHIIALKINGAAPPRWLRACVVAVPGACLLAMALGLAPARVLLFAVVMPIMVVSPLITVAISAWGALAKKVQEAWLLLLPLCFFSLATLHDGALVAGKVDGPVFLSLYYRQMLIVAIAVILMRRLGLSLMRVDGANAHLKQRLAAREAELQRLHEEERSEAARNVRSEERHRLTVDLHDGLSGHLASIIALAEREQSASIEHTAREALDDLRLVIHSLDIGDRELMAALSGLRERLEPQLRRLGVELEWSMLRLPEVSGVTPAHALNVLRIVQEAVTNALRHGPASRIEVRGNAGPQGQALITIDNDGAPYAGAGNGGAGIRNMSRRAAFLGGTLRIEALAGGTRVTLALPPRLAGEPADCCPAH from the coding sequence ATGGCTGTAGTCCGGCGGTGGTTCTGGGCCGCGCTGGCAGTGCTGGCGACGGTGGCCGCCAGCACGCCGCTCTGGCTGACGCTGCCCGTGCCGCCGCACACCCTGGTGATCGACCAGGCCCAGTTCACGTCGGCCGACAACCCCACCGGGCTGGTGGACCTGCCCCACGTGCAGGGCCGCCGCCGCGCCCAGGGCTACTACCGCATGGCCTTCGAGCTGGCCCAGGCGTCGCCGCAGCAGCTTTACCTGTTCATTCCCATGCTCAGCTACCGCGCCGTGATCGCGGTGGACGGCGATGTGGCGCTGGACACCGGCGCCAACTCGCTGATTCCCGGCATCACGCTGGGCGTATCGGCCCTGGTGCCGCTGTCGGGCCGTCAGCTGGCCCAGGGCCGCCACGTGGTCGACATCCTGCTCGAGGCTCCGGGCGTGACGCGCGGCTACCTGTCACCCCTGTACGTGGGCACCGCGCAGCAGATCGCGCCGTACCAGCGGTTGCGGATCCTGGTGCTGGAACACACGCGCATGATGGTGCTGGCCTGCCAGCTGCTGCTGGCCATCGCGACCCTGATGGCATGGATCTACCGGCCGCAGGAATCGCTGTACGGCTGGCTGTTCCTGCTGCACGTAGTGTCCACGGCTTCGTATGCGGGCATGCTGGCCGACATCTTTCCCGGCGTATTCGGCTGGCTGCCCTATGCCTTCACGGTCAGCATGTCCAGCGTCTTCATCCTGCATATCATCGCGCTGAAAATCAACGGCGCCGCCCCGCCGCGCTGGCTGCGCGCCTGTGTGGTGGCGGTGCCCGGCGCGTGCCTGCTGGCCATGGCGCTGGGGCTGGCGCCGGCCCGGGTCCTGCTGTTTGCCGTGGTGATGCCCATCATGGTGGTCTCGCCGCTGATCACGGTGGCGATCTCGGCCTGGGGCGCGCTGGCAAAGAAAGTGCAAGAAGCCTGGCTGCTGCTGCTGCCCCTGTGCTTCTTTTCGCTGGCCACCCTGCATGACGGGGCGCTGGTCGCCGGCAAGGTGGACGGCCCGGTCTTCCTGTCGCTGTACTACCGGCAAATGCTGATCGTGGCGATCGCGGTGATCCTGATGCGCCGGCTGGGCCTGAGCCTGATGCGCGTGGACGGCGCCAATGCCCATCTCAAGCAGCGGCTGGCCGCGCGCGAGGCCGAGCTGCAGCGCCTGCATGAAGAAGAACGCAGCGAAGCCGCCCGCAATGTGCGCAGCGAAGAGCGCCACCGGCTGACCGTGGACCTGCACGACGGTCTGAGCGGCCACCTGGCATCCATCATCGCGCTGGCCGAGCGCGAACAGTCGGCCAGCATTGAACACACCGCGCGCGAGGCGCTCGACGACCTGCGCCTGGTGATCCATTCGCTGGACATCGGCGACCGCGAACTCATGGCCGCGCTGTCGGGCCTGCGCGAGCGGCTCGAACCGCAGCTCAGGCGCCTGGGCGTGGAACTGGAATGGTCGATGCTGCGGCTGCCCGAAGTCTCCGGCGTTACGCCGGCGCACGCGCTGAACGTGCTGCGCATTGTGCAGGAAGCGGTCACCAACGCCCTGCGCCACGGCCCGGCCTCGCGCATCGAAGTGCGCGGCAACGCCGGCCCGCAAGGCCAGGCGCTGATCACCATCGACAACGACGGCGCCCCTTATGCCGGGGCGGGCAACGGCGGCGCGGGCATACGCAACATGAGCCGGCGCGCGGCCTTCCTGGGCGGCACCCTGCGCATCGAAGCGCTGGCGGGCGGCACGCGGGTTACGCTGGCGCTGCCGCCGCGGCTGGCGGGCGAGCCGGCGGATTGCTGCCCAGCGCACTAA
- a CDS encoding MFS transporter, whose product MSAQASRIDLFTFNSVPMRAFHLSWMAFFVCFFAWFASAPLMPVIAREFALTPGQVADINIAAVAATILVRLIVGPLCDRYGPRRVYAGLMALGAIPVVALAFATDYTSVLLCRLGIGAIGASFVITQYHTSVMFAPNVVGTANAASAGWGNAGAGGAQALVPMALAAFIALGLDESSAWRAAMVVPGVALLAMAVVYWRYTQDYPQGDALDLRRRGVAVDGGKKGGWASFGAACANYRVWMLAIAYGACFGVELFVHNIAAMYYVTRFQLSLGQAGLAAGVFGLLALFARALGGILSDRAARRGGLAWRPRLLAAMMLGEGLGLLWFAHAQGVGEAIVAMVAFGLFTHMACGATYALVPFVDRKALGGVAGIVGAGGNVGAVAAGFLMKGVGDVQQTVTVLAGFVIFSVLCALAVRFGAGQQDKAGAAAVALAR is encoded by the coding sequence GTGTCCGCCCAAGCAAGCCGCATCGATCTGTTCACGTTCAACAGCGTGCCCATGCGCGCCTTCCACCTGTCGTGGATGGCGTTCTTCGTCTGTTTCTTCGCCTGGTTCGCCAGCGCGCCGCTGATGCCGGTGATCGCGCGCGAATTCGCATTGACGCCGGGCCAGGTGGCCGATATCAACATCGCCGCGGTGGCGGCGACGATACTGGTGCGCCTGATTGTCGGGCCATTGTGCGACCGGTACGGCCCCCGCCGCGTCTATGCCGGCCTGATGGCGCTGGGCGCCATTCCGGTGGTTGCCCTGGCGTTCGCCACGGACTACACCTCGGTGCTGCTATGCCGCCTGGGTATCGGCGCCATCGGCGCCAGCTTCGTGATTACCCAGTATCACACCTCGGTCATGTTCGCGCCCAATGTGGTGGGCACAGCCAACGCCGCCAGCGCCGGCTGGGGCAACGCCGGCGCGGGCGGCGCACAGGCCCTGGTGCCCATGGCGCTGGCCGCGTTCATTGCCCTGGGGCTGGACGAATCATCGGCCTGGCGGGCGGCGATGGTCGTGCCCGGCGTGGCGCTGCTGGCCATGGCCGTCGTGTATTGGCGCTATACCCAGGATTATCCGCAGGGCGATGCCCTGGATCTGCGCCGGCGCGGTGTTGCGGTCGACGGCGGCAAGAAGGGCGGATGGGCCAGCTTCGGCGCGGCTTGCGCGAATTACCGCGTCTGGATGCTGGCCATTGCTTATGGCGCCTGTTTCGGCGTGGAACTGTTCGTGCACAACATCGCGGCCATGTACTACGTGACCCGCTTCCAGCTGTCGCTGGGCCAGGCGGGCCTGGCCGCGGGCGTCTTCGGACTGCTGGCCTTGTTTGCCCGCGCGCTGGGCGGCATTCTTTCCGACCGGGCCGCCCGGCGCGGCGGCCTGGCGTGGCGCCCCAGGCTGCTGGCCGCGATGATGCTGGGAGAAGGCCTGGGCCTGCTCTGGTTCGCGCACGCGCAGGGCGTGGGCGAAGCCATTGTTGCCATGGTGGCCTTCGGCCTGTTCACGCACATGGCTTGCGGCGCCACCTACGCCCTGGTGCCATTCGTCGATCGCAAGGCCCTGGGCGGCGTGGCCGGCATCGTGGGCGCGGGGGGCAATGTCGGCGCGGTGGCGGCCGGCTTCCTGATGAAAGGCGTGGGCGATGTGCAGCAGACCGTGACGGTGCTGGCGGGGTTCGTGATCTTCTCGGTGCTGTGCGCGCTGGCCGTGCGCTTTGGCGCCGGCCAGCAAGACAAGGCCGGGGCGGCGGCCGTTGCATTGGCGCGCTGA
- a CDS encoding ATP-binding cassette domain-containing protein codes for MSTALSLRQIKKSYGAVEALKGIDLDVPAGKVMAICGDNGAGKSTLIRIISGAQAPSGGELSLHGRQVVFASPHDALAQGIATIYQDLALAPRLSIWENIFMGAELVRRAGPFSVLDKRRMATDARAYLQRLSVPIDDMNRPVERMSGGQRQAVAIARALRWDARVVIMDEPTAALGVKETALVLNLVRKLREEGRTVILISHNMADVVALADRVAILKSGAKVIEREVAGLDADGLAHMVMTGRE; via the coding sequence ATGTCCACCGCCTTGTCGCTACGCCAGATCAAGAAATCGTACGGCGCCGTCGAAGCCCTGAAAGGCATCGACCTGGACGTGCCCGCGGGCAAGGTCATGGCCATCTGCGGCGACAACGGCGCGGGCAAGTCGACGCTGATCCGCATCATTTCCGGCGCGCAGGCGCCCAGCGGCGGCGAGCTCAGCCTGCACGGCCGCCAGGTGGTGTTTGCCTCGCCGCACGATGCGCTGGCGCAGGGCATTGCCACCATCTACCAGGACCTGGCGCTGGCCCCGCGCCTGTCCATCTGGGAAAACATCTTCATGGGCGCCGAGCTGGTGCGCCGCGCGGGGCCGTTCAGCGTGCTGGACAAGCGCCGCATGGCCACGGACGCGCGGGCGTACCTGCAGCGCCTGTCGGTGCCCATCGACGATATGAACCGCCCGGTGGAGCGCATGTCGGGCGGGCAGCGCCAGGCCGTGGCCATCGCCCGCGCCCTGCGCTGGGACGCGCGCGTCGTCATCATGGACGAGCCCACCGCCGCCCTGGGCGTGAAGGAAACCGCCCTGGTCCTGAATCTGGTGCGCAAGCTGCGCGAAGAAGGGCGCACGGTGATCCTGATCAGCCACAACATGGCCGATGTCGTGGCGCTGGCCGACCGGGTGGCGATTCTGAAGAGCGGCGCCAAGGTCATCGAGCGCGAGGTGGCGGGGCTGGATGCCGACGGCCTGGCGCACATGGTGATGACCGGGCGGGAATAG
- a CDS encoding sugar ABC transporter substrate-binding protein → MTKLIKRTLLAGAFAAQALAAGAAHAFDVGIVAFQMSSETHARVANAAAEAARAKGWTVTQLNAGGALPKLAEQLDTLVNKPVDAIVIAMGKPVETDAQLQAAQEKGIPVIGVMSGASPRMLFDIEVNEYATGAQSVLYLLGKMGYQGNILSARFDGNSGTRIRGKMLDAVLSENTAVKDLGKFSMARTQSWRDDVRNGMQALLLRHQGQFKGIWASFDGQAYVIDDLLQAQGMKKGDITLVSVDGAAETYRRIADPNSLITATMMIPFEQMGASAIDALDRIVVKKQPRQSITEGPYLFMDSVLVDSGNVQKFLQSK, encoded by the coding sequence ATGACCAAGCTTATCAAGCGCACGCTGCTGGCCGGCGCGTTTGCCGCCCAGGCCCTGGCCGCCGGCGCCGCGCATGCGTTCGATGTGGGCATCGTCGCGTTCCAGATGTCTTCGGAAACCCACGCCCGCGTGGCCAACGCGGCCGCCGAGGCGGCCCGCGCCAAAGGCTGGACGGTAACCCAGCTGAATGCCGGCGGCGCTTTGCCCAAGCTGGCCGAACAGCTGGACACGCTGGTCAACAAGCCGGTCGACGCCATCGTCATCGCCATGGGCAAGCCGGTTGAGACCGATGCCCAGCTGCAGGCCGCCCAGGAAAAGGGCATTCCCGTTATCGGGGTGATGTCCGGCGCCAGCCCCCGCATGCTGTTCGACATCGAAGTCAACGAATACGCCACCGGCGCGCAATCGGTCTTGTACCTGCTGGGCAAGATGGGCTACCAGGGCAACATCCTGTCGGCCCGCTTCGACGGCAATTCCGGCACGCGCATCCGCGGCAAGATGCTGGACGCGGTGCTTTCCGAAAACACCGCCGTGAAGGACCTGGGCAAGTTCAGCATGGCCCGCACCCAGAGCTGGCGCGACGATGTGCGCAACGGCATGCAGGCCCTGCTGCTGCGCCACCAGGGCCAGTTCAAGGGCATCTGGGCGTCGTTCGACGGCCAGGCCTACGTTATTGACGACCTGCTGCAGGCGCAGGGCATGAAGAAGGGCGATATAACGCTGGTGTCGGTGGACGGAGCGGCCGAAACTTATCGCCGCATTGCCGATCCCAACAGCCTGATCACCGCCACCATGATGATTCCGTTCGAGCAGATGGGCGCCAGCGCCATCGACGCCCTCGACCGTATCGTCGTCAAGAAGCAGCCCAGGCAAAGCATTACCGAAGGCCCCTACCTGTTCATGGATTCGGTGCTGGTCGACAGCGGCAACGTCCAGAAATTCCTGCAATCCAAGTAA
- a CDS encoding ABC transporter permease — MRGILEKYGTAIAGLVLVGFFALAAPNFAAPGNLLNIAKETSFLAILAIGFTLALVTAELDLSVADVASLAAVVTGALVHTGQPVPLAIGAGLGIGLLCGLANGIAVTRLRVPSLIATLGMAAMARGFAFMLTDGVSYVGRWPAAFTDLARGKPLGIPALVWWMVGAVLLSFFLVRWTRTGARMTATGEAGESARLAGIDIRAMKSIGLALSGLCAGLAAVLLTSSLSSAAPNMAGDYFLYAIAAVLLGMTMFSPGHANIPGTLVAALILKVLGNGLILMGAPYYVQDIVLGFIIIASVAVSSAVLKKAAFKF, encoded by the coding sequence ATGCGCGGCATCCTGGAAAAGTACGGCACGGCTATCGCAGGGCTGGTCCTGGTGGGGTTCTTCGCATTGGCCGCGCCCAACTTCGCGGCGCCCGGCAATCTGTTGAATATCGCCAAAGAAACCAGCTTTCTGGCCATTCTGGCCATCGGCTTCACGCTGGCGCTGGTCACGGCTGAACTGGATTTGTCGGTGGCCGACGTCGCCAGCCTGGCGGCGGTGGTGACCGGTGCCCTGGTGCACACCGGCCAACCCGTGCCGCTGGCCATCGGCGCGGGGCTGGGCATAGGGCTGCTGTGCGGGCTGGCCAACGGCATCGCGGTCACCCGCCTGCGCGTGCCTTCGCTGATCGCCACCCTGGGCATGGCCGCCATGGCGCGCGGCTTCGCCTTCATGCTGACCGACGGCGTATCGTATGTGGGCCGCTGGCCTGCCGCCTTTACCGACCTGGCGCGCGGCAAGCCGCTGGGCATCCCGGCGCTGGTCTGGTGGATGGTGGGCGCCGTGCTGCTGTCGTTCTTTCTGGTCAGGTGGACCCGCACCGGCGCCCGCATGACGGCCACCGGCGAGGCCGGCGAATCCGCGCGCCTGGCCGGCATCGACATCCGCGCCATGAAGAGCATCGGCCTGGCGCTGTCGGGCCTGTGCGCGGGCCTGGCCGCGGTATTGCTGACGTCCAGCCTGTCTTCGGCCGCGCCCAACATGGCGGGCGATTATTTTCTGTACGCCATCGCCGCCGTGCTGCTGGGCATGACCATGTTCAGCCCCGGCCACGCCAATATTCCCGGCACGCTGGTGGCCGCGCTGATTCTCAAGGTGCTGGGCAATGGCCTGATCCTGATGGGCGCGCCGTACTACGTGCAGGATATCGTGCTGGGTTTCATCATCATCGCGTCCGTCGCGGTGTCATCGGCCGTGCTGAAGAAAGCGGCCTTCAAATTCTGA